In Xanthomonas sp. SI, the following are encoded in one genomic region:
- a CDS encoding cyclophilin-like fold protein — protein sequence MTRQPDDGEARPGAQRPVAGNGLGHRRRRWALRWPILLVGLPALGAFAAGMRAEAAPPAAAAASITPEDARMWMTIGDRRFAIALADNAAARAFAAQLPLVLHMAELNGNEKHVELPQPLPAAPRRPGTIHAGDLMLYGAQTLVVFYASFGSAYSYTRLGRVDDPTALAQALGRGDVRVAFTND from the coding sequence ATGACCCGGCAACCAGACGATGGCGAGGCGAGGCCCGGCGCGCAGCGGCCTGTCGCCGGCAACGGCCTCGGGCATCGCAGGCGACGCTGGGCGCTGCGCTGGCCGATACTGCTGGTCGGCTTGCCGGCACTCGGCGCTTTTGCGGCCGGCATGCGCGCGGAGGCGGCGCCGCCCGCGGCCGCCGCGGCATCCATCACTCCGGAGGACGCACGCATGTGGATGACCATCGGCGATCGCCGTTTCGCCATCGCCTTGGCCGACAACGCAGCGGCCCGCGCGTTCGCCGCGCAGTTGCCGCTGGTGCTGCACATGGCCGAACTCAACGGCAACGAGAAACACGTCGAACTGCCGCAGCCGCTGCCGGCGGCTCCGCGCCGGCCAGGCACGATCCATGCCGGCGACCTGATGCTCTACGGCGCGCAGACGCTGGTCGTGTTCTATGCGAGCTTCGGTTCCGCCTATTCCTACACGCGGCTGGGACGTGTCGACGACCCGACTGCGCTGGCGCAGGCACTGGGCCGGGGCGACGTCCGGGTCGCATTCACCAACGACTAG
- the cydX gene encoding cytochrome bd-I oxidase subunit CydX, whose product MWYFAWILGVGLASTAAILNGMWFEAREGAAPNAAD is encoded by the coding sequence ATGTGGTATTTCGCCTGGATTCTCGGTGTCGGCCTGGCCTCCACCGCCGCCATCCTCAATGGCATGTGGTTCGAGGCGCGCGAGGGCGCCGCCCCCAACGCAGCCGACTGA
- the cydB gene encoding cytochrome d ubiquinol oxidase subunit II, which yields MDFIALDYTTLRLIWWLLLGILLIGFAVMDGFDLGVGALLPFVARNDAERRLVVNTIGPVWEGNQVWLVLGGGAIFAAWPPLYAVSFSGFYLAMFVILFALILRPVGFKFRGKLPSQRWRNGWDWALFVGGFIPALIMGVAVGNVVLGVPFHFDDTLRVFYTGSFFGLLMPFALLAGLLSVSMLVAHGAAMLVLKTDGPVAERAARYGSVAALVACALFAAGGVWVALGLPGYEVTSQAVTDGATNPLLKTAVLGEVGGWMHNYQSMPLTALAPVAGLLGLLLSAVLLHKRRGGLAFLASGTAIAGIILTVGFAIFPFLLPSSSQPGSSLTVWDASSSRLTLWIMLLATALFLPIIIGYTTWVYRVLKGKVSAASLDDNPNAY from the coding sequence ATGGACTTCATTGCATTGGACTACACCACGCTGCGCCTGATCTGGTGGCTGCTGCTCGGCATCCTGCTGATCGGTTTCGCGGTGATGGACGGTTTCGACCTGGGCGTCGGCGCGCTGCTGCCGTTCGTGGCCAGGAACGACGCCGAACGCCGGCTGGTGGTCAACACCATCGGCCCGGTCTGGGAAGGCAACCAGGTCTGGCTGGTGCTCGGCGGCGGCGCGATCTTCGCCGCCTGGCCACCGCTGTACGCGGTCAGCTTCTCCGGTTTCTACCTGGCGATGTTCGTGATCCTGTTCGCGCTGATCCTGCGCCCGGTCGGGTTCAAGTTCCGCGGCAAACTGCCCAGCCAGCGCTGGCGCAACGGCTGGGACTGGGCGCTGTTCGTCGGCGGCTTCATCCCGGCGCTGATCATGGGCGTGGCGGTGGGCAACGTGGTGCTGGGCGTGCCGTTCCACTTCGACGACACGCTGCGGGTGTTCTACACCGGCAGCTTCTTCGGCCTGCTGATGCCGTTCGCCCTGCTCGCCGGCCTGCTCAGCGTGAGCATGCTGGTGGCGCACGGCGCGGCGATGCTGGTGCTGAAGACCGACGGCCCGGTAGCCGAGCGCGCGGCCCGCTACGGCAGCGTGGCGGCGCTGGTGGCGTGCGCGCTGTTCGCCGCCGGCGGCGTGTGGGTGGCGCTGGGCCTGCCCGGCTATGAGGTGACCTCGCAAGCGGTCACCGACGGCGCCACCAACCCGCTGCTGAAGACCGCGGTGCTCGGCGAGGTCGGCGGCTGGATGCACAACTACCAGTCGATGCCGCTGACCGCGCTGGCGCCGGTGGCCGGCCTGCTCGGCCTGCTGCTCAGCGCGGTGCTGCTGCACAAGCGCCGCGGCGGGCTGGCCTTCCTCGCCTCGGGCACGGCCATCGCCGGCATCATCCTCACCGTCGGCTTTGCGATCTTCCCGTTCCTGCTGCCCTCCTCCAGCCAGCCCGGCTCCAGCCTGACCGTGTGGGACGCCTCCAGCAGCCGCCTGACCCTGTGGATCATGCTGCTGGCCACCGCGCTGTTCCTGCCGATCATCATCGGCTACACCACCTGGGTGTACCGGGTGCTGAAGGGCAAGGTCAGCGCCGCGTCGCTGGACGACAACCCCAACGCGTACTGA